A genomic window from Halogeometricum sp. S3BR5-2 includes:
- a CDS encoding winged helix-turn-helix domain-containing protein, producing the protein MTETWDNVNEQVKADWKGDTTPFERVYEIVEQTHDGQSAAEIADRALVSEPTARRHCKTLVNTGFAETEQDGQTTLYKRNSDRILMSRIRELRGETNRTELLEGIKEMKAEIRRYENRYDVVSPEELAQQLDADETEGWDDLTAWRTTRQNLAVAHAALAYDEASHQLTV; encoded by the coding sequence ATGACCGAAACGTGGGATAACGTCAACGAGCAGGTCAAAGCGGACTGGAAAGGCGACACCACGCCGTTCGAGCGGGTGTACGAAATCGTCGAACAGACCCACGACGGGCAGTCGGCCGCCGAGATCGCCGACCGCGCCCTCGTGAGCGAGCCGACGGCACGCCGCCACTGTAAGACCCTCGTGAACACTGGGTTCGCCGAGACGGAACAGGACGGCCAAACAACGCTGTACAAGCGAAACAGCGACCGGATTCTGATGTCCCGGATTCGGGAACTCCGCGGGGAGACGAACCGGACAGAGCTGCTTGAGGGTATCAAGGAGATGAAAGCCGAGATCCGGCGCTACGAGAATCGTTACGACGTAGTGTCACCCGAGGAGCTCGCCCAGCAACTCGATGCCGACGAAACGGAGGGATGGGACGATCTTACTGCATGGAGGACGACACGGCAGAATCTCGCGGTCGCCCACGCAGCACTCGCCTACGATGAGGCCAGTCATCAGCTCACTGTATGA
- a CDS encoding alpha/beta fold hydrolase, giving the protein METITSTDSTAIAYDRTGGGPPLVLVHGTTADHSTWADVRPFLTDHFTVYAMDRRGRGKSGDAEAYALECEAEDVVSVVDSIDEPVDLLGHSYGGLCALEAALRTDGLRRLVLYEPEVTAEATPDDERALAEIRNAIDAGDQDEALVVFYREIARLSAAEIEHLQSLPTWSQRVDAVHTVLRELEAEYAYDFEPERFHGMTTPTLLLVGEESPPLMHKNAETIHEAVHESRIAILENQQHLAYRMAPERFAEELLAFLTEGT; this is encoded by the coding sequence ATGGAAACGATCACCTCCACAGATAGCACGGCGATTGCCTACGACCGAACGGGGGGCGGGCCACCGCTCGTGCTCGTCCACGGCACGACGGCTGACCACTCGACGTGGGCCGATGTCCGTCCGTTCCTCACAGACCATTTTACCGTGTACGCGATGGACCGCCGTGGTCGCGGCAAGAGTGGTGACGCCGAAGCGTACGCACTCGAATGTGAGGCCGAAGACGTGGTCTCGGTCGTCGACTCGATCGACGAACCCGTGGACCTGCTTGGCCATTCGTACGGGGGTCTCTGCGCCTTGGAGGCAGCGTTGCGTACCGATGGTCTCCGCAGGCTCGTCCTGTACGAGCCGGAAGTCACTGCCGAGGCAACTCCCGATGACGAACGGGCGCTTGCGGAGATTCGGAACGCAATCGACGCGGGCGACCAAGACGAAGCACTCGTGGTGTTCTATCGCGAGATCGCTCGCCTCTCGGCAGCGGAAATCGAGCATCTCCAGTCCCTGCCGACGTGGTCACAGCGGGTCGACGCCGTTCACACCGTCTTACGGGAACTCGAGGCGGAGTACGCATACGACTTCGAGCCGGAGCGGTTTCACGGGATGACCACGCCAACGCTCCTACTCGTCGGTGAGGAAAGCCCGCCGCTCATGCACAAAAACGCCGAAACCATACATGAGGCGGTTCACGAGAGCCGAATCGCCATTCTAGAGAATCAGCAACACCTCGCCTATCGAATGGCACCCGAACGCTTCGCTGAGGAACTACTCGCGTTCCTGACCGAAGGGACGTAA
- a CDS encoding alpha/beta fold hydrolase, with protein sequence METVVSADGTPIAYERSGNGPPLVLVHGSADLHTFWDLTGTRSAFAEHCTVYAIDRRGRGESGDAVEYELEREAEDVAAVVNSIEDPVTLLGHSSGALYSLEAALRTDNLRKLILNEPPVAVGDHELDVEEAVTEMRRLLDGGEREQALVLFLQEVAQLTPEELDAVRSAPIWTDMVDAANTLPRELRAIAEYEFDATRFVEMTTPTLVLSGGESAPFYTDATQAVTDALPHSRLVIFDGHAHEPMNTTPDRFVDEVLTFVRESD encoded by the coding sequence ATGGAGACCGTCGTATCAGCAGACGGCACGCCCATTGCGTACGAACGATCCGGGAACGGGCCACCGCTCGTCCTCGTGCACGGGAGCGCCGACCTCCACACGTTCTGGGATTTGACCGGGACGCGTTCGGCCTTCGCAGAACACTGTACGGTGTACGCGATCGACAGGCGTGGACGTGGCGAGAGTGGTGACGCTGTCGAGTACGAACTAGAACGAGAGGCCGAGGACGTGGCAGCCGTCGTCAATTCGATCGAGGACCCAGTAACGCTGCTCGGTCACTCCAGTGGAGCTCTCTACTCACTGGAGGCGGCCCTGCGTACCGACAATCTGCGCAAACTCATTCTGAACGAACCTCCCGTTGCGGTCGGCGACCACGAACTCGACGTCGAAGAGGCCGTCACTGAAATGCGGAGACTGCTGGACGGCGGTGAGCGCGAGCAGGCGCTCGTTCTGTTCCTGCAAGAAGTCGCCCAGCTCACGCCGGAGGAACTCGACGCGGTTCGCTCGGCCCCAATCTGGACGGATATGGTTGACGCTGCCAATACACTGCCCCGCGAGTTGCGAGCGATTGCTGAGTACGAGTTTGATGCTACCCGGTTCGTAGAGATGACCACGCCGACCCTGGTGTTGTCCGGCGGTGAGAGCGCCCCATTCTACACCGATGCAACGCAAGCGGTCACCGACGCGCTTCCGCACAGCCGACTCGTCATCTTCGACGGGCACGCCCACGAGCCGATGAACACCACGCCAGACCGCTTCGTCGACGAGGTGCTCACGTTCGTTCGTGAATCGGACTGA
- a CDS encoding cupin domain-containing protein, translating to MHVHQSDDEMWYIIDGTVTFEVDGERFIATSGSTVFVPHGRPHSYLTEDETRWLMFVHDPGLEQLWASVGSPADSWTIPDDSEVDAQMNRVAEQLDQYGIEIVGDPLAVDASSSQ from the coding sequence ATGCACGTACACCAATCTGATGATGAGATGTGGTACATCATCGACGGGACAGTGACGTTCGAAGTCGATGGCGAGCGCTTTATCGCGACGAGTGGCTCGACAGTCTTTGTACCTCACGGACGGCCACACAGCTACCTCACTGAAGATGAGACACGGTGGCTCATGTTCGTCCACGACCCCGGCCTCGAACAGCTCTGGGCGTCGGTCGGGAGCCCAGCCGACTCATGGACGATTCCAGATGATTCAGAGGTGGACGCACAGATGAACCGCGTTGCCGAGCAGCTCGACCAGTACGGGATCGAGATCGTCGGCGATCCTCTCGCCGTTGACGCCAGCTCGTCACAATAA
- a CDS encoding DUF3267 domain-containing protein — MVTATRSEQETLLADLELTRGLTIQMTCLGTLGLIVGATLLSGLYQTVTGHAVTFQFAPSGVAWWTSALDVLVILVLGTVFIIPHEWLHGLAIRYYGGKPKYGVGLAHFILPYAYATTDHEFTRNQFIVLLMTPLVVMTTVGVPVMLIFEWDWLIVPLAANAAGAIADLWMTMTLLSVPADARLQDHPNGVRIYGRASDRPRRISVTALVWDAFSGAAVAAVAVFILLAVGGPLILALLGVGSLTVGTEGTIIYLFSFVSTPTEISLSVGPGVLSIGAVLGLAYAFIRSYRRAKERVDEATTDTATKH; from the coding sequence ATGGTCACGGCTACTCGATCCGAACAAGAGACGCTGCTCGCAGATCTTGAACTGACCCGAGGGCTTACGATCCAGATGACGTGTCTCGGAACGCTCGGATTGATCGTCGGAGCAACTCTTCTCAGTGGACTCTACCAGACTGTTACCGGCCATGCAGTGACCTTCCAGTTCGCACCCTCCGGGGTGGCATGGTGGACGAGTGCACTGGATGTGCTCGTGATTTTGGTTCTTGGCACTGTCTTCATCATTCCTCACGAGTGGCTGCATGGTCTCGCCATCCGCTACTACGGCGGTAAGCCGAAGTATGGAGTCGGGCTCGCTCATTTTATCCTACCGTACGCTTACGCAACGACCGATCACGAGTTCACTCGTAACCAGTTCATCGTCTTACTCATGACACCGCTGGTCGTGATGACTACCGTCGGGGTACCGGTAATGCTCATCTTTGAGTGGGACTGGCTCATCGTGCCGTTAGCGGCGAACGCCGCCGGGGCAATCGCTGACCTCTGGATGACGATGACGCTTCTCAGTGTTCCCGCCGACGCCAGGCTACAAGACCATCCGAACGGCGTCCGGATTTACGGACGGGCGAGTGATCGACCACGTCGAATCTCGGTGACTGCGCTCGTCTGGGACGCTTTCTCGGGTGCTGCTGTCGCCGCCGTCGCGGTGTTCATCCTACTGGCTGTTGGTGGTCCACTCATCCTGGCTCTCCTCGGTGTGGGATCGCTTACGGTCGGAACCGAGGGGACGATCATCTATCTCTTCTCATTCGTCTCAACGCCGACCGAAATATCTCTCAGTGTCGGTCCAGGCGTCCTAAGTATCGGAGCAGTACTCGGACTAGCCTATGCATTCATCCGGAGTTATCGACGAGCGAAAGAGCGCGTTGATGAGGCGACAACAGACACGGCAACCAAGCACTGA